AAGGTTTGGGGTGGTTTGTCAAGTCACCAAATATACGGTAGCCATATTAGCATTGTGTTTGTCAGAGATTTGTTCCGGCGAACTCGGAGATAtacttgtcaaattttaaaattgtttagggactattttgtcaATAATAAAAGTTAGGTACTATTTTGTCCGTAACAGAATCTTTCGAGTACTACTGATTTAGTATTTATCTCTTTAATTTGactgaaaataatttatttttagagaaTTCTAAAATGTAAAcgtaaaatattattagaagAATTTTTATAACTAGACAATAAGAATACAAAAGATgacattatttaattatttatcaaacTTAGATTTTTGGTTGAACCGAAAATAATTGAATGGAAGATTATTAAACCAACTGAATcacctaattttttaaaaataaaataaattagtgagaaaaatattattatttaatattaattattttattttatttaaaaatcaataaaatcagttggtaaaaagcaaaaaaaaacttgtcttctcatatttttattacttaatCCTTATTATACTTCATCCCGTCATccaccatttttctttttctttcttaatttgttTAACGCGAAAAATTGAGAAGGGTGAAAATTCAAGTACTTAACGTGAAATtaatagttgaaaaagattagataaaaatttagtcaaatcaattaaattatctaataacttttaattattattttacatgAAATTGACTGTAATTGAATTTttaccaataaaaaataaaagaaaagagtaaTGCTAAGAgtcattatattttataatttataatcactaattaattattattaatatttttatttaatagtataaaattatatttaataatataaaattatacatatttttaataattaaatattacctaaatttaaaaaaaaatgctgATGATTGAGACCTTCTCAAAAACAAACTTGTCGTGCATGGATTTGTACCACAAATTTTAGTTaccaataaaattgaaaattttgtctCTGTTAATTacatatctctctctctctctctctctctctctgcatCTGCGATATGCAACAAGCAAACTAAACCGGTAAACCCCTTCACCCTTTGAGGCTGAGGCTTAAAGGTTCACACTGATTGTGAGTGAACCCGCCAAATGGTTTCTGCTGCTACAATTTCATCTCAAAATGGACGCCAATGAAGCCAGAATCTTGCTCGGTTTCCCACCTAATATACGTCCCACCACCTCCCAGGTTTGATACAAAATCCTTCCTTTTTCTACTAGCTACTGCTTAGGGTTTCCAATTCAATCCTTCAATTGCGATTGCCAATTCAAACTTTCCTCTTTCCATAAATTCATTTTGCGTTTTTTATGCTTACCCAGTTCTTATTATTAGCTCCGGTACTTGTTTCTCTGATTCCCAGCGGTTTAGTTTGTTTGATTCGTTGGATTTGGTATCTTCATAATGCATAATCTTTGAACGTTAATCAgtcttttttaaaagttaaaaaaattaaaggaaaaaaaaaggagcTTGATCAGATTACTCTGCTTCTGCCCTcgttttatttgtgaaaattctgaCTCTTCTTTTGTTTAGGTCAAATCAGCTTACAAGAAGAAAGTTTGGGAATCTCACCCTGACCTATTCCCAACTCATGAAAAGCCTCTTGCGGAATCTAAGTTTAAACTGGTGAGCATTTCAGTTCTATAACATGTATGCAACTTTCAAGGGAATTTTGGATGGTGTGTGCATTTTTATAACTAGCTGTGAATTTGTTGGTGCCTTTATATACTTTATTTGAAGTTAGACTACAATATAAGCCTACTACTTCAGTGTGTTAACATAGCAGATAGCAGAACATGCTCTCTTTATAGACTGATACATGAGTCTGTTATTTTGTAGATAAGATAATAACATCCAGTTTCCTTTATGGCCTCCTATGTCACGACTCATGAATGGAGTTCATAGTCATATTATTTATTCCTTAAACAAAGGATCAAAAAATCTCATTTGAATTGGATTTTCCCCCCACCCAATTCTTTCTCTAGGCATTGGCAAGGAACGCCAAAATCTACCCTTGTTTTTTGGgtgttaaattaaattgaactgAGAGTTGTTTTTTCTCAAGTTGGATGGTCGTTCCTTTAGCCATTCTTATATCCACATTCCCTGGCTggtaaattaaaagattaactGAACATTTTTTACCCCTGCAGATTTCGGAAGCATACGCATGCTTGCTATCTGGTAAATTTCGAGATCCCTTGACTCATAGTTTATTCATTCCAGAGTCCCTTTTTAGACttttgtttgaaaatttaaaatgatgtACTTATAGCATTCTAAGGTGGCCTACCCTATGCTCAAAATTCAGAATTAGTGTTTTGCTTGAGACTTGGAGTATATAACCAGATTATGGGAAATGAAAATTTGCAGAAACTCATTATTTTAGATCATGTCAGTAGTATTCTGGGAAGGATCAGCTTTCCCAGACAGTTTTCATGGTTCCCATAATTCCATAAATGTACATTAAAATGCTGCTATTGACCGACTGCGAAGCAAATATGCTCACATGTATTTTTCTgcatatttcattattttgccTCCATCCTTACAGAATTTTAACTTGAATGTAACCGTTGACTTGTTATTCTAGTGTAGCCTGGCAATTCAAACTTGTATTCTTCTGTTTCTTTTGTCTTATTCGATGGATTTGTTGATTTATCTCCCTTGAAAAATACCTCGAGAGTGTAAGAGTTTTAACAAAATTAGCAACTTCATTCGTGTGTAACTGTGTATTAGTCTTTCTGAACAAAATTCCTGAAACAGGTGGGAGAGGAGGAATTTCAGACTCTGGTAAATGTTTCTCCCAAATCCCTTTGGAATATGACTTAAACTTGTTCTGTTCACTTTCcttttttccttaattttattTGGCATATTTTCTGTACAGTTCAGTATTCACGAGTTGTTAGAACTGGAGTCCCTAGGGGTCAAGGAGGAAGTAAAAACCATGCTCTGATTAAAGTTCCCTTCATTTGTATCATTCTGGGAACTGTTGCACTTGGAGGTTTCAATGCTTCAAGGTGATATGACAATTGACAACCAATCATATGGCAGATTCATTTTCAGTTCTGgttttatttacaaataaagtATGTTGTTTGTTCATTGACACAACACATCCTTTTCTGCTAATGTTTTGCAGGGCTtacaaaaaacaaaaggaagaaTACCCATCACACAATCCATTTCTACCTTGATGGAGTCTTAAGTTGGAATGCAAACCATTTTCTTGATGTTTGATTCCTTCAAGTGATATATTTTGCTGTAATAAGGGGGCAATGTTGTAgtatatatgatatataataCATTCAAACCATAGCTATTCGTGAATGTAAGTGAAAGTGAATCAAATAAAGTTatgtaattataattgattgtGTTTCTAATCCATCTGGATTCAATTGAAGGCGATTTTTTGAAAGTGAAGCTAGTctgcatatttttcttaaacAATTTATTTAGTTGAGTGTCTGGAAATTTGGATGGTGACTGATGTAAGACATGCACTGATGGTTTCATTGTGATCTTTTAAGATGAGTTGTGAAATTgacttttgttaattttatttgtagTGTGGATATTTTTAACTGAAtattttgaaatatatttttagtattgcAATTTTTAAATAAAGGTAAAGTATATTGTTTATTCTgaagtttgacaaaagttttaaaaaaatctttaagttttattttgtttaaattttgtccccaaaattttttatttgtattaaatatatccCAGGtggctaattttttaaaaaatttaagactaattcaacaacaatttcataagaacaaccctcaacacaagcaaatcaagcataattttcatgcgTTATTGTTAAATTGGTCttaacttttttgaaaatttagccgttaatggtatatttgatgcaaatcgaaaatttttgggacaaaattgaaacaaaataaaatttagggatatttttaaaacttttgccaAACTTCAATGACAAAAAGTACACTTTACCCTTTAAATAACAATTAACACACAACAATATCGTCTATTTGCTTTCTTtgtttcactttttatttttgggcAGTGTTCATACCTGATCCATAATTTACTCAGGCCTAAAATGATTAGAAGTCCAGTCTACAGAGCAAGATTCCAAATCACACTTTGAGACCTATCCAACCTCATAAAAGTCGGTCCACGCGGCGACAACTTGGCCCGACTTATTCAAATAAGATGAATCCCAACCAACTCCTACAATCTCTCCTACTCATCTAAAAAGGAGATCTTAATAACCTCACCGATAAAAGGGAGTAACAAATCCATCATTAAACCTACCCCTATCTCTACACTTATAAATATCCTTACACCCTTAGATATTTTTCGAACttcaatctactaaaaacttgCCTTAAACTCACGCTAACTTATGCATTGGAGTCCCTTGCAAGTACCACTCCCACCTCCCCACGAAGAACTCGGACGGCTTTATCCCTGCAGGAGAAGACATCAGACACTGCACTCAAAGGCGTCTGGATCTCGCATCCAAGCCCAAATCACCCTGGTTCTAGGTAAGcctcgaaacattggcgccattgtcgaGTACTTGAAAATCAAGACCATATGATAGGGGACGACATCCCAGAAGATGGGCACACGGCTTCCGATTACGAAACCCTAGAAGAAGAGCAATATAATGATGAGCGAGCATTAGTCATACCCCCTCGAATTGATAAAGGGAAAGGTGTTGCCAAAGACACACATCCGTCAAAATTCGGAAGGACACAGGATAAGCTCAAAAGCAGAAGTTCATCGACCTGAAGGATCTGGCCCAAGAGATCCCACAGAAATTATAGGATTTGTCCACGAACATCAAAGTCGGTTAGAACAACTCGAGTAGGAGCTAGAGCGACAAAGAGAGTTTGAAAGAGCCCTGGAAAGGGAGGTACGTCGGTGAAGGacattagaagaaaaactcttGAAACTGGAATTCGAGCTGCTCGAGAAGAGACGCCTCTAGCAGGAGAAGATTCATTCATAGAATAAATCATGCGGGACAAAGTTCCTCGAAACTTTAAAAGGCCAGACATGGACGTCTATGATGGAAAGATCGACCCGAGACATCATCTGAGTAATTTCAAAAGTCGTATGTATTTGACAGACACGTCAGATACAACTCGCTGCAAAATTTTCTCGACTACGTTAACCAAGGAGACAATAAAATGGTTTGACAATCCACCACTTAAATCGGTCACCTGCTTTGACGATTTGGCAAAAAATTTCCTTACATGattttcatccaaaaagatAAGTTTAAACATGTTCCAACCATCTTAGGAGTAAAGCAAGAAATCGAAATATCTCTACGGGTCTATatgaaaagattcaacaagacgTGTTTGGAGATTCAAAACCTATCCACCGAAGTAATCATTATGGGACTAGTTAATGACCTTAAAGAAGCTCCATTTTCTCAGTCCATATCAAAGAGGTACCTGACCTCTTTGTACAAGGTGCAAAAGCGAACTAAAAAGTATAACAACATGAAAGAAACTGCTCGATTAAGAGAGCCTGCCCCAAGACAACATAATCAATATCCAACTCGAGACAAAGagaaaaaactaaagaaaaaggaagaatacAGCTCGGACAAAACTCGAAGGCATCACAACTATACCCCCATTGCGAGTatcccttgtggatgtctatACTGAGATGTGCCACACAGAAAAGATTCCACCtcccaaataaattaaaaacaaaaaagataaaagtcgGTCAAAAtactgcgagtaccataaaatcTACAACAATTCCACCAATGATtgttatgatttaaaaaatgtgattaaaaaatttgttaggGAAAGTCAGTTGGATAGGTATTTAGCAGAGAGGCTGGACGATCTGAGCAAGAGgaaaagagatgaagaagagagggttTGGCAATATCGGCCACCACGAATCTATGAGAGACACATCCACATGATTGCTATAAGATTTACGGGGGGATCAACAAAATCATTCTGCAAGAGACATTTGAAAGAGGTATACCAGGTCGGCGAAAAAGCTGAAACGCCCGATCTGCCTGCTATCAccttcacaaaagaagatgcccacataagaatagccatcatccatcactaataacacaaaatattaattgttaatGATGACTAGACCACCGAGCCGAATTCGGATAACCCAAGCCATGGACTAGACCCGACTCGAAATAATGACcaggtctatttttgagacccttacccgaccctagacccagtaaaatcacaccaaattagttCCTGAAAAGTTCGGGTCTGGGCCTGACCACGAACACCCCTAGttctatatatacatacaaagaCGTATTTTAAAAATGGAATAGTGAACAATGGTGATGTGAGAAgcaacttgaaaaaaaaaattga
This portion of the Arachis duranensis cultivar V14167 chromosome 6, aradu.V14167.gnm2.J7QH, whole genome shotgun sequence genome encodes:
- the LOC107492334 gene encoding uncharacterized protein LOC107492334, with product MDANEARILLGFPPNIRPTTSQVKSAYKKKVWESHPDLFPTHEKPLAESKFKLISEAYACLLSGGRGGISDSVQYSRVVRTGVPRGQGGSKNHALIKVPFICIILGTVALGGFNASRAYKKQKEEYPSHNPFLP